The nucleotide window TGCGCTCGCTCGCGTCCTCCGCCGTCAATCGTTGGAGGAGCGGGCTGTGGGCCGGCTTCCCCGGAACGATCGCGGCGCCCGAATCGCCACCCTTGAGTGCGTCGGCGCCGCGGTCGAGGCGCAGCCCGCCCTTCTGCTTGTCCGGACCGTGACACGACACGCAGTGTTTCGCCAGAACGGGCTGCACGTCGCGTGCGAAATCGACCGCGGGCGGCTTCGCGCGGTCGTCGCGGGCCGCGGCCGTGGAACTGACGAGCGGCGCGAGCGCGAGGAGGAGAGTGAGGCGCATGGCGGTTCCGAGTGTGTGCCGGCAGACCTGCTATCCTACCCGCTTGCGCCGGGTGATCGGAAGAGGGTTTCTGGCGCACGCCGAGCTATCCGCCGGCCGATTCAGGAAACAGCCCCAGCTCCGCGAGTAGAATCCGAAGAGCGAGCATGTCGGTATCGTTGATACCCAGCGCGGAAATGGTGGCGCGGGCAGTGGCCGTGCGTCCGCGCAACGCGCCTGAGCCGTCATCGGCCCAAGCAAAATGCAACTCCCAATCATCAATACGGGGATTGAACAGAGCAGCGGTTTCGCCGGTTTCGGGATCCGAACCGGTGGCGGCCGTCCATTTGTGAGCGTTGCAGTGCGGGCAGGTCAGGGCGAGGTTGCTGAGGTCGGTGGTGCCGCCATCGCGCCGCGGAAGGATGTGGTCGATGGGAAAGGTGGCCACCTGCCCGCGGGTCGGGAGGTGGCAATATTCGCAACGATGACCGGCGCGTGTGGCGACTTCGGACCGGCGCACCTCGGAGAAGGCGCTCACGCCGGGTTCGCGAGTTCGGGGCAGATCGACACGAGCCGGCGCAGGGCCAGTTCTGCTTCGAGTTTTTCGGCGGACCGCTGCTGTGTGAACGCGACCCACGCGAGCAGTTCGGCGCGTTCGTCCGCGGTCAGCGCGTCCTTTCGCTCGCCGAGTTCCAGCCCGCGGCGGTCGAGTTCGTGCGGCAGCGTGTAGTTCGCAACCCGACGGAGCGCAGCGGCAGACGACAGAAGGGCCGTTCGCCATTCGGGTTCGATCGGCGCGTTGGCTGACATTGCTTCCCTCCCGGCTCCCGTGCATTGTAATGCGATCGCCCCCGCGCCTCAAACCGATCAACCCACAACAGGCGGAATTCATGCTCCTCGGCCTTCGCACCCTGATCGTTCACGTTCGCCCCGAGCAGCTCGACGCCGCGAAGCAGTGGTACACCGGGTTCGCGGGCGTCGCGCCCTACTTCGACCAGCCGTTTTACGTGGGCTTCAACGTGGGCGGGTTCGAGTTGGGGCTGCACCCCGAAGGGGTAATTGGGCCGGGCGGGACGGTCGCCTACTGGGGTACCGCCGACATCACATCAGAGCTGGCACGCGTCACGGGACTCGGTGCGACGGTCGTGGACCCGATTCAGGACGTGGGCGAGGGTATCAAAATGGCGACTGTCGCGGACCCGTTCGGGAACCACATCGGGCTGATCCAGAACCCGCACTTCTCAATCAGTCCCAAGTCCCAGGTCTGAAGGTCGCAGGTCGTAAAGTCGAAAACCAACCCCCTGGAGGTTTTCGACTTTACGACCTGCGACCTTCAGACCTGGGACTTGGGACCGAGTTTACTCCTCGTAATCCACTCGCCCCTCGCGCTTGCGGCCGATCACGTCCACCTGCCAGTACCGGCCGGAGATGGCGTCGAGGCAGGTGAGCCAGCCGCCCGCGTAGGCGTGCGTGTCGATGCACACCGCGCCCGGGATCACCTTCGGCAGCCCCGACCGCTGCGACGAGTGCCCGCAAATCACCTGCTTGCCCGAACAGTGCCGCATCGCTTCGGGCAAGAACTCCCAGTACAGCATGTTGTCCGGCTGGTCGTCCAGCGCCGCGTCGGGGTACACGCCGGCGTGGACGAAGATGAAGCGGTCCGTTTCGTGGTAGGGCACGAGTTCGTACTCGAGGAACTCCCAGTGCCCACCGGGGACGTCGTCGAAGGTGCCACTCACGCCCAGGGCCGGGCCGTAGGAGCCGAGCGCCTGCACCCCGCCCACGGAGAGCCACTGCTTGCGGTCGGAGCGGCTGCCGAACCGCGCCTCCAGCATCATCACCTCGTGGTTCCCGCGCAGGCAGACCACCGGCCGCTTTTGCTTCAGCTCGATGAGCCGGTTCAGCACCCCGCGCGTGTCGGGGCCGCGGTCCACGTAGTCGCCCAGGAAGATGAGTTCGTCGGTGGCGGCGGGGGCGACCCACGCGAGCAGGTCGTCGAGGTGGCCGAGGCAGCCGTGTACGTCACCGATCGCAAGGACGCGCATAAGGTCTTTCCGGATCTGGGGCGCGCAGCGCGAACGGGAGATGCGTTCGTTCCGGGCTCCGCACCCCGCACTCAGTATAACGCCAATCATGCCAATCATCCTCTTCGACATCGACGGCACACTGGTCCGCACCGGCGGGGCCGGCAAGGCCGCCATGGAGCAGGCCCTCACGTCCGCGTTCGGCGTGGCCGAGCTGCGCGACGACGTGACGTACAGCGGGCGCACGGACGGCGCCATCGGCCGCGACCTGCTGGTCGTTCACGGGATCGAACCGACGCTCGCGAACCAACACAAGCTGCGCGACGCGTACCTCGCGAACCTGCCCGGGCACCTGCGGGAGCGCGGCGGGGAGGTGTGCCCGGGCATCCCCGCGCTGCTCGCGCACCTCGCGGCGCAACCGGGGGCGGTGCTGGGGCTGCTGACCGGCAACGTGCGCGTGGGGGCGCAGCACAAGCTCGCCCACTTCGGGCTGTGGGACTACTTCGTGTGCGGCGGGTTCGGCGACGACCGGTACGAGCGCGACGACGTGGCCCGGGCCGCGCTCGCGCACACGGTCGCGCACCTCGGGCGCGACGTCGCCCCGGCGGACGTGTGGGTGATCGGCGACACCCCGCACGACGTGACGTGCGCCCGCGCGATCGGGGCCAAGGCGGTCGCGGTCGCGACCGGGTGGCACCCGCTCGACGAACTCGCCGGGTGCGCCCCGGACCTCCTGTTCAGCGACCTGTCGGATCACACGAAACTGCTCGCGGCGTGGGCCTGAGTCGGGTATCCTCGTTTCGACCCTCCGCCGAAGCGAGACCCCACCGATGCCCCTCCGCCCCCCCGCCCGGGCCCCGCACTGGCTCACGGACCGCCGCGCGTTCCTGCGCGACGCCGGCACCGGCCTCGGCGGCATCGCGCTCGCCGCGCTGCTGGCCGAGCACGGGCTGCTCGCCGGCGACGCCGCGTCCCCCCTCCGGCCCGACATCAAGCCCAACGCCCCGCTGGGCGCCCGCGAGCCGCACTTCGCGCCGAAGGCGAAGCGGGTGCTGGTCGTGTTCTGCTCCGGCGCGGTCAGCCACGTCGACACCTTCGACTACAAGCCCGAGCTGGTGAAGCGCGACGGCCAGCCCCTGCCGGGCGGCGACAAGCTGGTCACGTTCCAGGGCGCGCAGGGGAACCTCGTCAAACCGATCTGGGCGTTCAGGCCGCGGGGCCAGAGCGGCAAGATGGTCTCGGATCTGCTGCCGAACCTCGCCGGGCTCGCGGACGAGATGTGCTTCGTTCACTCGATGACCGCGAAGAGCAACACGCACGGCCCGGCCGAGAACCAGATGAGCACCGGGTTCACGCTCGACGGGTTCCCCAGCACCGGCGCGTGGGTGAGCTACGCGCTGGGGAGCGAGAACAAGGACCTGCCCGCGTTCGTCGCGATCCCGGACCCGCGCGGCGTGCCGCAGGTGGGGCCGAACAACTGGGGCAGCGCGTTCCTGCCCGGGGTGTTCCAGGGCACGCCGTTCAGCGCCGACAAGCCGATCCCGCACCTCGCCCGGCCCGCGGGCGTGACCGCGAAGGCGGACGCCGACACCCGCGACTTCCTGAAGCTGCTCAACGCCGAGCACGCGCAGGCCCGCGGCGGCGACTCGCAACTGAGCGCGCGGATCGCGAGCTACGAGATGGCCGCCCGGATGCAGCTCCGCGCCGCGGAGGTCGCCGACCTGTCGAAAGAGCCCGCGCGGGTTCACACGGAATACGGCACGGACGACAAGGACCGCTGGAAGGCCGGGTTCGCGCGCAACTGCCTGCTCGCCCGGCGGCTCCTGGAGCGCGACGTGCGGTTCGTCCAGCTCTTCAACGGCGCGTACGCGATGGGCGAGGGCGTCGGCAACTGGGACGGGCACAAGACCATCAAGCCGCAGTACGAGACCCACGCGGCGGTTCTCGACAGGCCGCTCGCGGCCCTGCTGACCGACCTCAAGCGCACGGGGCTGCTCAAAGACACGTTAGTGGTGTGGGTGACGGAGTTCGGGCGGATGCCGACGTTCCAGAAGGGGGCGAGCGGCCGCGACCACAACCCGAAAGGGTTCACGGTGTGGCTCGCGGGGGCCGGGGTGAAGCGCGCGTTCAGCCACGGCGCGACGGACGACTTCGGCTACGAGGCCGCGGACAAGAGGGCCACGATCTACGACCTCCACGCCACGGTGCTGCACCTCCTGGGGCTGAACCACGAGCGGCTCTCGTTCTACCACAACGGCATCGAGCGCCGGCTGACCGACGTTCACGGTGAGGTGCTGCGCGAAGTGCTCGCGTGACGCGTTCCGGCCCCACCGGCTTCACGCGTTTTTCGCGCTCTGCGCACCTTGCGGGCGCGCGTTCGCGCGTCATAATTCTGCACAACTCGGCCCAAGAGAGTCACGGCAGAGTGGCGGCGAAGAAGGCCGCACCGAAAGCAGCGACCGTGCCCGAAGACTTCTACGCGATGTGAGCCCGATGGCCAAGAAGAAGCCCGCCGCGAGCGCGAAACCCGCGGCCAAGAAGCCCGCGGCCAAGAAGCCCGCGGCCAAGAAGGCCGGCGCCGGGAAGAAGCCCCCGACCGACTGGGTCGCGGTGCTGAAGAGCGGCGCCGCCGGTGTGGCGAAGTGGAACCGGCTCACCGGCCCGGCGCGGGCCGCAATCCCACTGACCGGGGCCGACCTGAGCGGCGCGGACCTGTCCGGCATCGACCTGCGCGGGGTGTCGGCCGACGGCGCCGTACTCGCTGGGTGCAAGCTCGCGGGCGCCCGCCTCGACGGAACCCGGCTCGGCGGCACCTGGAAAAAGGCGTCGTTCGCCGGGGCCGACCTCACCGGCGCGGGGCTCACCGGCGGCGTGTTCGACGCGACCGACTTCACCGGTGCGGCGCTCGCGGGCGCGAAGCTGTCGGGCAGTAGCTTCCGCAAGGGGACGTTCGCGGGCGCGAACCTCACCGGGGCCGACGCCACCAACGTCGGCTTCACCGGGACCGACTTCACCGGCGCGACGCTGACCGACGTGGCCCTGATGCACTCCTACTTCGACAAGGACACGGCGTGGCCCGAGGGCTTCGTGCCGCCGGGTGAGATGCACTGGCACGGCACGGGCACCGACCCGCGGCTGACGGGCCGGGGCAAGAACGCGGCTGCTCACGACATCAACGGGCTGATGGCCC belongs to Gemmata obscuriglobus and includes:
- a CDS encoding HAD family hydrolase, with protein sequence MPIILFDIDGTLVRTGGAGKAAMEQALTSAFGVAELRDDVTYSGRTDGAIGRDLLVVHGIEPTLANQHKLRDAYLANLPGHLRERGGEVCPGIPALLAHLAAQPGAVLGLLTGNVRVGAQHKLAHFGLWDYFVCGGFGDDRYERDDVARAALAHTVAHLGRDVAPADVWVIGDTPHDVTCARAIGAKAVAVATGWHPLDELAGCAPDLLFSDLSDHTKLLAAWA
- a CDS encoding VOC family protein, translated to MRSPPRLKPINPQQAEFMLLGLRTLIVHVRPEQLDAAKQWYTGFAGVAPYFDQPFYVGFNVGGFELGLHPEGVIGPGGTVAYWGTADITSELARVTGLGATVVDPIQDVGEGIKMATVADPFGNHIGLIQNPHFSISPKSQV
- a CDS encoding DUF1501 domain-containing protein; protein product: MPLRPPARAPHWLTDRRAFLRDAGTGLGGIALAALLAEHGLLAGDAASPLRPDIKPNAPLGAREPHFAPKAKRVLVVFCSGAVSHVDTFDYKPELVKRDGQPLPGGDKLVTFQGAQGNLVKPIWAFRPRGQSGKMVSDLLPNLAGLADEMCFVHSMTAKSNTHGPAENQMSTGFTLDGFPSTGAWVSYALGSENKDLPAFVAIPDPRGVPQVGPNNWGSAFLPGVFQGTPFSADKPIPHLARPAGVTAKADADTRDFLKLLNAEHAQARGGDSQLSARIASYEMAARMQLRAAEVADLSKEPARVHTEYGTDDKDRWKAGFARNCLLARRLLERDVRFVQLFNGAYAMGEGVGNWDGHKTIKPQYETHAAVLDRPLAALLTDLKRTGLLKDTLVVWVTEFGRMPTFQKGASGRDHNPKGFTVWLAGAGVKRAFSHGATDDFGYEAADKRATIYDLHATVLHLLGLNHERLSFYHNGIERRLTDVHGEVLREVLA
- a CDS encoding pentapeptide repeat-containing protein, which translates into the protein MAKKKPAASAKPAAKKPAAKKPAAKKAGAGKKPPTDWVAVLKSGAAGVAKWNRLTGPARAAIPLTGADLSGADLSGIDLRGVSADGAVLAGCKLAGARLDGTRLGGTWKKASFAGADLTGAGLTGGVFDATDFTGAALAGAKLSGSSFRKGTFAGANLTGADATNVGFTGTDFTGATLTDVALMHSYFDKDTAWPEGFVPPGEMHWHGTGTDPRLTGRGKNAAAHDINGLMARLHTVIDEKRMARTLDMLKKQRNQIFSEVEPAMVRGIVKSQRDIDTVYSCVLTEDGTYSCGTADMAQCRGLADEPCKHLLVLVIGLARAGQLDPATADKWVVAANSKGPRWNKTVQNHIADSFLKYKGAQAGEIDWRPTETVPEDFYAM
- a CDS encoding HNH endonuclease — translated: MSAFSEVRRSEVATRAGHRCEYCHLPTRGQVATFPIDHILPRRDGGTTDLSNLALTCPHCNAHKWTAATGSDPETGETAALFNPRIDDWELHFAWADDGSGALRGRTATARATISALGINDTDMLALRILLAELGLFPESAGG
- a CDS encoding metallophosphoesterase family protein, which gives rise to MRVLAIGDVHGCLGHLDDLLAWVAPAATDELIFLGDYVDRGPDTRGVLNRLIELKQKRPVVCLRGNHEVMMLEARFGSRSDRKQWLSVGGVQALGSYGPALGVSGTFDDVPGGHWEFLEYELVPYHETDRFIFVHAGVYPDAALDDQPDNMLYWEFLPEAMRHCSGKQVICGHSSQRSGLPKVIPGAVCIDTHAYAGGWLTCLDAISGRYWQVDVIGRKREGRVDYEE